In Raphanus sativus cultivar WK10039 chromosome 5, ASM80110v3, whole genome shotgun sequence, the following proteins share a genomic window:
- the LOC108862094 gene encoding uncharacterized protein LOC108862094 produces MATQAAAAAAASFNGNLKKAVAGIKRINLDGLRWRVFDAKGQVLGRLASQISTVLQAKDKPTYCPNRDDGDICIVLNANDIGITGRKLTDKFYRWHTGYVGHLKERSLKDQMAKDPTEVIRKAVWRMLPTNNLRDDRDRKLRIFEGNEHPFGDKPLEPFVMPPRTVREMRPRARRAMIRAQKKAELAENGGTEVKKGKKRTPSQLTTA; encoded by the exons ATGGCCACTcaagctgctgctgctgctgctgcctcTTTCAATGGCAACCTTAAG AAAGCTGTGGCAGGTATCAAGCGTATCAATCTCGACGGTCTTCGTTGGCGTGTTTTTGATGCCAAAGGCCAG gtTCTCGGTAGACTTGCCTCTCAGATCTCTACTGTCCTTCAAGCCAAAGATAAGCCTACTTATTGTCCTAACCGCGATGATGGCGATATTTGTATTGTCCTCAATGCTAACGATATCGGCATCACCGGTAGAAAGCTCACCGACAAGTTCTACCGCTGGCATACTGGGTACGTTGGACACCTGAAAGAACGGAGTCTCAAAGATCAGATGGCCAAAGACCCCACCGAGGTCATCCGTAAGGCTGTCTGGCGCATGCTTCCTACTAACAACTTGCGTGAT GACAGAGATCGGAAGCTGAGGATCTTTGAAGGCAATGAGCATCCTTTTGGGGACAAGCCACTCGAGCCTTTCGTCATGCCTCCTCGTACCGTGAGAGAGATGCGACCCCGCGCTAGACGTGCTATGATCCGTGCCCAGAAGAAGGCTGAGCTGGCAGAAAATGGTGGAACTGAGGTTAAGAAAGGCAAGAAGAGGACTCCCTCTCAACTAACTACTGCCTAG
- the LOC108862010 gene encoding uncharacterized protein LOC108862010, whose translation MVLGLNSKNRRGSSSSSSSIQVDYMIHIHDIKPWPPSQSLRSLRSVVIQWENGERNSGTTNVVAPSLGSVIGEGKIEFNHSFKLPVTLLKDASRNKVGSDVVFFKNVLELNLYEPRREKTHQLLATATLDLAEYGIVKDTLSLTAPMNSKRSYRNTTQPVLHLSIQPFRAPSRNSSKDGGESVSALMNEEYDKEAEIASITDDDISSHSSLTVSSSTLESNAAFSLPAEEEEHENKRSESASQGETADQIPSSVDLSSVFNLLSDSAPNTCGQGETNSIMPLQTDDHNNSVNASPPRASESSQQGLVSDEESESRVEKSRKVKSVRSSLERKEAKVFPRGETTTLERKVKDLESRVKKLEGELSEAAGIEAALYSVVAEHASSSAKVHAPARRLLRLYLHACRQNHRRANAAKSAVSGLVIVAKACGNDVPRLTYWLSNTIILRAIISDKTSVEEEEELPVSVSAGPGPRRSKTESEKQGSSLTWKDSSLSKKEENGGWDGPRTFITALEKVEAWIFSRVVESIWWQTLTPRMQSSAANGSGSKKNYGRSRSWVNQEQGDFSLELWKKAFRDAHERLCPLRASGHECGCLPVPARLIMEQCVARLDVAMFNAILRDSDENFPTDPVSDPIADSRVLPIPCSITSFGSGALLKNSIGNWSRWLTDLFGIDDDDQENSYVGTAPFKTFILLKALSDLMMLPKDMLFDTCVRKEVCPMFGAPLIKRVLNHFVPDEFCPDPVPVALLEALESQEGEEKAMITSYPCTAPPPVYSPPSGTSISTIIGDFGQPQAPPHLCRIRSSVTRKAYTSDDELDELSSPLAVVLLQHADSNKVNNLGADETVRYQLLRECWTNGD comes from the exons ATGGTTTTGGGGCTAAACTCGAAGAACAGAAGAggctcttcctcctcctcctcctccatacAAGTTGATTACATGATCCACATTCATGACATCAAGCCTTGGCCACCGTCTCAGTCCCTTAGATCACTGCGCTCCGTTGTAATTCAATGGGAGAATGGTGAGCGCAACTCTGGGACAACAAATGTGGTTGCTCCTTCTCTTGGATCTGTCATTGGCGAAGGCAAAATCGAATTCAACCACTCCTTTAAGCTTCCTGTAACCTTGTTGAAAGATGCGTCTCGGAACAAGGTGGGGAGTGATGTTGTTTTCTTCAAGAACGTCCTGGAGCTCAACTTATACGAGCCTCGCCGAGAGAAAACACATCAGCTCTTGGCTACTGCCACCCTTGATTTGGCGGAATACGGCATTGTGAAAGACACCCTGAGCTTGACTGCTCCAATGAACAGTAAAAGAAGCTACCGGAACACCACTCAGCCTGTTCTGCACCTCTCTATTCAACCTTTCCGTGCCCCTTCTAGGAACAGCTCCAAGGACGGTGGTGAATCTGTATCTGCCTTAATGAACGAGGAATACGATAAGGAAGCTGAGATTGCTTCCATCACAGACGATGACATTTCCTCCCACTCCTCCTTGACGGTTTCATCTTCCACTTTGGAGTCTAATGCTGCTTTCTCTCTGCCAGCTGAAGAG GAAGAACATGAGAACAAGAGATCAGAATCAGCATCTCAAGGAGAAACTgctgaccagattccctcctcAGTTGATCTATCCTCTGTGTTTAATCTCCTTTCTGATTCTGCACCCAACACTTGCGGTCAGGGAGAGACCAACTCTATTATGCCTTTACAAACGGATGATCACAACAACTCCGTAAATGCCTCGCCTCCTCGAGCTTCTGAATCTAGTCAACAAGGTTTGGTGAGTGATGAGGAATCAGAGAGTAGAGTTGAGAAATCAAGAAAGGTGAAGTCTGTTAGGTCATCCCTGGAAAGAAAAGAAGCAAAGGTGTTTCCACGGGGGGAGACGACCACTTTGGAGAGAAAAGTCAAGGACTTGGAAAGTAGAGTAAAGAAGCTTGAAGGTGAGCTAAGTGAGGCTGCAGGCATTGAAGCAGCGCTCTACTCAGTGGTTGCAGAGCATGCAAGCTCATCAGCTAAAGTCCATGCGCCTGCTAGACGTCTTTTGAGGCTCTATCTTCATGCTTGTAGACAAAACCATAGAAGGGCTAATGCTGCTAAAAGTGCTGTCTCCGGGTTGGTTATTGTCGCCAAAGCCTGCGGGAACGATGTCCCTAG ATTGACATATTGGTTGTCAAACACGATCATTCTGAGGGCGATCATAAGTGATAAAACAagtgtagaagaagaagaggaactGCCTGTTTCTGTTTCTGCTGGTCCTGGTCCAAGGAGAAGTAAGACAGAGTCGGAGAAACAAGGATCATCCTTGACGTGGAAAGATTCTTCCCTAAGCAAAAAGGAGGAGAATGGTGGATGGGATGGCCCTAGAACATTTATAACAGCCCTTGAGAAAGTGGAAGCTTGGATCTTTTCACGCGTTGTTGAATCCATATGGTGGCAG ACTTTGACACCGCGTATGCAGTCTTCGGCAGCGAATGGTTCAGGCTcaaagaaaaactatggtagAAGTCGGAGTTGGGTGAACCAGGAACAAGGTGACTTCTCACTAGAGCTTTGGAAAAAGGCTTTCAGAGATGCACACGAGCGTTTATGCCCTCTGCGAGCTAGTGGCCATGAATGTGGTTGTTTGCCCGTCCCTGCCCGTCTG ATAATGGAACAGTGCGTGGCTCGGCTGGATGTCGCAATGTTCAATGCTATACTTCGTGATTCTGATGAAAACTTCCCTACAGACCCTGTCTCTGATCCCATTGCTGACTCCAGGGTCTTGCCTATTCCTTGTTCAATTACAAGTTTCGGTTCTGGTGCCCTCCTGAAAAACTCGATAGGAAACTGGTCCAGGTGGCTCACTGATTTATTCGGCATCGATGATGATGACCAAGAGAATAGCTACGTTGGTACTGCACCTTTCAAGACTTTTATTCTTCTCAAAGCCTTAAGCGATCTAATGATGCTTCCAAAAGATATGCTCTTCGACACTTGTGTTAGAAAAGAG GTTTGCCCAATGTTTGGTGCACCGTTGATCAAGAGAGTCTTGAATCATTTTGTCCCCGATGAGTTTTGCCCTGACCCAGTTCCTGTTGCTCTACTCGAAGCTCTTGAATCACAG GAGGGAGAAGAGAAGGCTATGATCACAAGCTATCCATGTACGGCACCTCCTCCTGTCTACTCTCCACCTTCAGGGACTTCAATATCCACTATCATTGGAGACTTTGGACAGCCTCAAGCTCCTCCTCACCTATGCCGAATCAGGTCTTCGGTTACAAGAAAAGCCTACACAAGCGACGACGAGCTTGATGAGCTGAGTTCACCGTTGGCTGTTGTCCTTCTTCAACATGCGGATTCTAACAAGGTCAATAATTTGGGTGCAGATGAGACAGTCAGGTATCAACTTCTCAGGGAGTGTTGGACCAACGGGGACTGA
- the LOC108862092 gene encoding uncharacterized protein LOC108862092 has product MTPTYFPLRWESTGDQWWYATPIDYAAANCQYELVRELLRIDSNNLINITSLRRIRRLETVWDDESHFHDVAACRSRVARKLLASCDEEGGSKANTLIRSGYAGWLMYTAASAGDLGFVRHLLERNPLFVFGEGEYGVTDILYAAARSKNHDVFRLIYDFAVSPRFETTGCFDQQNSDIPAAYKREMKNRAVHSASRGGNLVILRELLSDCSAEDVLSFRDKQGSTILHAAAGKGKTLVVKELVASYGPLIIDAIDSQGNTALHVAAFRGHADLVEALISASPSLISARNNAGDTFLHAGISGFQTPAFERLDKHTELMNLLITSAASNSPCDVVNYRNKEGRTALHLAISRNVPLEFVEMLMSVKSIDINIKDASGMTPLDLIRHKPQSPTSDLLFRRLVSAGGMFSCRDQSITSVVASQLKDRGNFYSPGARFRTSDAELFLSTRLEDVPTRHVRSSSCSIEISQLNVTGENNHHLKKCRNASVNSTTERLKSVFLWPRIKKQPGGHSKNDSEISITSETQETHVPLRQRFSKSSSTSSPALPNNSNNKRTLSVRSNQSSPRAKKKRFGSVRSRSSSFSKISIHSSSASSTSSMVDLKQKGVLIDTNIAGPSEPVVKSKKVRRRLKSHYFCFGASALSVKTPATTVLV; this is encoded by the exons ATGACTCCGACCTACTTCCCTCTGAGGTGGGAGAGCACCGGGGATCAGTGGTGGTACGCTACTCCAATTGATTACGCTGCAGCCAACTGCCAGTACGAGTTAGTCCGTGAGCTTCTCCGAATCGACTCCAATAACCTCATCAATATCACTTCCCTCCGCAGAATTCGCCGCCTCGAGACCGTCTGGGACGACGAGTCCCATTTCCACGACGTCGCCGCCTGCAGGTCACGCGTCGCCAGAAAACTCCTCGCCTCCTGCGATGAAGAAGGTGGTTCCAAGGCCAACACTCTTATCCGGTCTGGGTACGCCGGCTGGCTGATGTACACGGCAGCCTCCGCAGGAGATCTAGGTTTCGTTCGCCATCTCCTCGAGAGGAATCCTCTTTTCGTGTTCGGCGAAGGAGAGTACGGCGTCACTGACATACTCTACGCCGCTGCCAGAAGCAAAAACCACGACGTGTTCCGTCTGATTTACGATTTCGCGGTTAGTCCTAGGTTCGAAACCACCGGCTGTTTTGATCAGCAAAACAGCGATATTCCGGCGGCTTACAAGAGGGAGATGAAGAACAGAGCGGTTCACTCTGCTTCTAGAGGAGGCAATCTTGTCATTCTCAGAGAACTTCTTAGTGATTGCTCTGCTGAAGATGTCTTATCCTTCCGAGACAAACAGGGCTCCACCATCCTCCACGCAGCCGCCGGAAAAGGAAAGACTCTG GTGGTTAAAGAGCTTGTGGCTTCATACGGCCCTTTAATAATAGACGCCATTGACAGCCAAGGCAACACTGCTTTGCACGTGGCAGCCTTCCGTGGCCACGCTGATCTCGTTGAGGCTCTGATCTCCGCCTCTCCATCTTTGATCTCCGCCAGAAACAACGCTGGTGACACTTTCCTTCACGCCGGCATCTCCGGTTTCCAGACTCCGGCGTTCGAGAGGCTTGACAAACACACGGAGCTCATGAACCTTCTCATCACATCCGCTGCCTCCAACTCCCCCTGCGATGTCGTCAACTATAGGAACAAGGAGGGACGTACGGCTCTTCACTTGGCAATCTCCCGAAATGTTCCTCTTGAGTTCGTTGAGATGCTCATGTCTGTGAAATCGATTGATATTAACATCAAGGATGCTTCTGGTATGACTCCGCTTGATCTCATCAGACATAAGCCGCAGTCTCCCACGTCTGATCTCCTGTTCCGACGGTTGGTTTCAGCGGGAGGGATGTTCAGCTGTCGTGATCAAAGCATCACAAGTGTGGTCGCTTCTCAGTTGAAGGACAGAGGAAACTTTTACAGCCCAGGAGCTCGTTTTAGGACATCTGACGCTGAGTTATTCCTGAGCACCAGACTTGAAGATGTCCCTACTAGACACGTGAGATCCAGCTCCTGTTCCATTGAGATCTCTCAGCTAAACGTGACGGGTGAGAATAATCATCATCTCAAAAAATGTAGAAACGCTTCTGTTAACTCCACAACTGAGAGACTGAAGAGCGTTTTCCTGTGGCCACGAATCAAGAAACAACCTGGCGGCCATTCCAAAAACGATTCAGAGATCAGCATCACGTCTGAGACGCAAGAAACTCATGTGCCTCTCCGACAGAGATTCTCAAAAAGCAGCAGCACTTCCTCTCCTGCTCTGCCTAATAATAGTAACAATAAAAGAACGTTATCGGTGAGAAGTAACCAGTCGAGTCCAAGAGCCAAGAAGAAACGGTTTGGTTCGGTGCGATCTCGTTCGAGCTCATTTTCGAAAATATCCATCCACTCTTCTTCCGCTTCTTCAACGTCAAGCATGGTTGATCTTAAGCAGAAGGGAGTGTTGATCGATACCAACATAGCCGGACCTTCTGAGCCGGTGGTGAAAAGTAAAAAGGTGAGGAGGAGATTGAAGAGCCATTACTTCTGCTTTGGTGCTTCAGCTTTGTCTGTGAAAACACCAGCTACTACTGTCTTGGTATAA
- the LOC108862093 gene encoding uncharacterized protein LOC108862093, with amino-acid sequence MAMAMFVRRAASTRNAIAFLRICSSSSSSSLVVGRDFSHKATLRRAPDLDLRLPSSFLSRGFAKGKKSKDDSGMVDVSPDIGPTVKATATSQMESAIDALSRDLTKLRTGRAAPGMLDHIVVETGGLKMPLNHLALVSVLDPKTLSINPYDPDTVKELEKAIVSSPLGLNPKLDGQRLIASIPPLTKEHVQAMCKIVTKSSEVVKQSIRRARQKALDTIKKAASGLPKDEVKRLEKDVEELTKKFVKSADDMCKSKENEITTQA; translated from the exons ATGGCTATGGCTATGTTCGTGAGACGAGCTGCATCTACTCGAAATGCGATTGCCTTTCTCAGAATAtgctcttcctcctcctcctcttccttagtTGTTGGCCGCGATTTCTCTCACAAGGCCACCCTCAGAAGAGCTCCAGATTTGGATTTGAGATTGCCCAGTAGTTTTCTCAGTCGAGGCTTCGCCAAAGGCAAAAAATCAA AGGATGATTCTGGAATGGTGGACGTATCTCCGGATATTGGGCCTACCGTCAAAGCCACTGCCACTTCTCAGATGGAGTCTGCCATTGATGCCTTGTCTCGGGATCTCACTAAACTCAGAACTGGACGTGCTGCTCcag GAATGCTTGATCATATTGTTGTTGAAACTGGTGGCCTCAAAATGCCTCTCAATCACTTAGCTTTGGTCTCTGTCCTCGATCCTAAAACTCTCTCTATCAATCCTTACGATCCTGAT ACTGTTAAAGAGCTTGAGAAAGCAATTGTCTCATCTCCATTAGGATTAAACCCAAAACTCGATGGCCAAAGACTTATTGCATCTATCCCTCC TTTGACCAAGGAGCATGTTCAG GCTATGTGCAAGATTGTAACCAAGTCCAGTGAAGTTGTCAAGCAAAGCATAAGAAGGGCACGTCAAAAG GCACTGGACACAATAAAGAAAGCAGCCTCAGGTCTACCAAAAGATGAAGTGAAAAGGCTGGAGAAGGAT GTAGAGGAGCTGACGAAGAAGTTTGTAAAGTCAGCAGATGACATGTGCAAGTCCAAAGAGAATGAGATCACCACTCAAGCTTGA
- the LOC108862011 gene encoding probable adenylate kinase 7, mitochondrial, with the protein MAWLSRVRGVLPLSRLVATRRSFGSSAAVAFDYDSDDEEYLYGGNRRLEEPKLDLERYGTERGVQWVVMGAPGAWRHVFAERLSSLLEVAHISMGSLVRQELSPTSSLYKQIASSVNEGKHVPKGLVFALLSKRLEEGYARGESGFILDGIPRTLHQAETLDQIAHIDLVVNLKCSEDHLVNRSALSETPLPPQEFLGSILHSSVAIKARRESLSVYAEEVKPLEDYYRKQRKLLDFHVGGATSAETWQGLLLALHLKQANLATSQKLTL; encoded by the exons ATGGCATGGCTGAGCCGCGTGAGAGGAGTTTTGCCGCTTTCAAGGCTCGTAGCGACGCGCCGATCGTTCGGATCATCGGCGGCAGTGGCGTTTGACTACGACTCCGATGACGAGGAGTACCTGTACGGTGGCAATCGGCGTTTGGAGGAGCCGAAACTGGATTTAGAGAGGTATGGGACGGAGAGGGGAGTCCAATGGGTGGTGATGGGGGCGCCGGGAGCATGGAGACACGTCTTCGCAGAGAGGCTCTCAAGCCTTCTTGAAGTTGCTCACATTTCGATGGGATCGCTGGTCCGTCAAGAGCTAAGCCCTACATCTTCTCTCTACAAGCAG ATTGCTAGTTCTGTTAATGAAGGAAAGCATGTTCCCAAGGGTCTTGTGTTTGCTCTGCTATCAAAGCGCCTTGAAGAAGGCTATGCAAGGGGAGAATCAGGTTTCATTCTCGATGGCATTCCCCGCACTCTTCATCAAGCC GAAACTCTTGATCAAATCGCTCATATTGACCTCGTTGTGAATCTTAAATGCTCTGAGGACCATCTGGTAAACCGATCTGCTCTTAGCGAAACACCTCTACCTCCCCAGGAGTTCCTCGGCTCTATCTTACACTCATCTGTTGCAATCAAAGCCCGGAGGGAGAGCCTGAGTGTCTACGCTGAGGAG GTGAAGCCCCTGGAAGATTACTACAGAAAGCAGAGGAAACTTCTGGACTTTCATGTCGGCGGTGCTACATCAGCAGAAACATGGCAGGGCTTATTGTTAGCCTTGCATCTGAAGCAGGCTAATTTGGCGACTTCACAGAAGCTGACTCTGTGA